The genomic window cagacttctcaacttaaaaatgccaaaaacagttttgaaggtcagtgagaaaggtcCCTCATATGGCTGAGTGGAGAGTGTGGTCCAGCTCCAATCCTAGCCTCAGAACTAGCCCCAGACCCAGCTCCAGACCCAGACCTAACTCCAGCCCCAGCCCTAAGACAGCAGCAGCCCTAACTGAAATGGAAGCTGCTTCTAGAGTCCTTCACTtagcaaagaactcaaaagtcaagtaattagctggaaaatgagcaaacagaagaaaaagaaacaagtgttttcttacatcattgatgacaaggaagatcaaaacatacaatcagaagaagacaacaaagtcaaagctcctgcattcaaagcttccaagaaaaaatatgaattggtctcagatcatggaagagctcaaaaagaattttgaaaatcaagcaagagagatagaggaaaaattgagaagagaaatgagagtaatgcaagaaaatcatgaaaaaccagtcaacagcttgctaaaggaagcccaaaaaaatgctgaagaaaataacacctttaaaattagactaacccaaatggcaaaagaggtctaaaaaactaatgaggagaagaatgctttaaaaagcagaatgggccaaatggaaaaagaggcccaaaagctcactgaggaaaataatcccttcaaaattagaatggagcaaatggaagccaatgattttatgagaaatcaagaaattataaaacaaaaccaaaagaataaaaaaatagaagacgatGTGAatcatctcattggaaaaataactgacctggaaaatggatccaggagagatgacaatttaaaaattattggactaccagaagGCCATGATTAAAAAgggactagacatcatctttcaagaaattatcaaggaaaactgccctgatattctagaaccaaagggtaaaatagaaatggaaagaatccacggatcactgaaagagatcccaaaaagaaaactcctaggaatattgtagccaaattccagagttcccaggtgaagaagaaaatattgcaaacagccagaaagaaacaattcaagtattgtggaaacacaatcagaataacacaagatttagcagcttctacgttaagagatcagaggacttggaatgtgatattccagaggtcaaaggagagagtattaaaaccaagaatcacctacccagaaaagccAAGTacaatatttcaggagaaaaatggaacttcaatgaaatagaggacttccaaacatttttgttgaaaagaccagagctgaataataaaatttaactcttaaatacaagaatcaagacaagtaCAAAAAACTAAATAGGCAAAAGGAACCAtgagagacttattaaagttgaactgtttacattcctacatggaaagataatatttgtaactcatgaaacctttttcaatattagggtagttggagggaatatctatatgtgtaaatatatttatatgcatatgtgtaggtatatgtatacatatacatgcatgtatgtgtgtgtgtatatatatataatggagagaaagagagggcacaggtgagttgaatatgaagggatgatatctaaaaaataaaattaagtattgagaagaatatactgggagaaaaagaaagggcagGTAGAAGGTAgtaaatcatcttacataaaagaggcgagaaagaacttttacaatggagaggaagaaggggaaggtgagagggaataaatgaacctTTCTTTCATCAGATTTTACTTCAGGAGGGAATTtcattcaattgggtatgaaaatttatcttaccctacaggaaagcaggggggagaggataagagggggaggataacagaagggatgccagatttgggggaaggggtaatcagaagcaaacactttggtagagtgacaggtcaaaagagaggacagaataaatggagggtgggacaggatagagggaaatacagttaaccTCTCACAACAAGACTgttatggatatgttttacatgactacacatgtataacctatatcaaactgcttgccagAAGGCAATGAGAACAATAAGGATGGGGAgtgaggggggaaaggagagaatgttaaactcaaaactttaaaaatgaatgttaaaaaaatttttttacatgcaactaggaaataagacatatatatatatatatatatatatatataagaaatggggtatagaaatctatctttccctatatgaaaatagaagggaagggaataagtggcaggagggggagatggaagggagggaagattggaggaaagggtaatcaaaacACATTCTGTCCTGGGGTatgggaaagtggggagggggagaaattttcaaattcaaaattttgtggaagtgaatgttgaaaactgaaaataaataatttttttataaaaacaaacaaatgaaaaaagaaatgtgccCACTAAGAAATAAATAGTGAGTGCATAAAGAAGTAAGGCGAAATGACAAGGAAAGAGTCAAATTCgtgaatagaaggaaggaaacttttttaaaatgataaactaATTAAAATTACTCAGCTTATTCAAATAAATTgatttgaaactaaaaaaaatactGCTTAGTAGAGGAAAGGCAGATAAAAGGAGAGCTGAAGAGGTCTAAGCAAGAGAAGGAAGGATGTCAGCAGCAAGGACTTGCCTGCTTAACCTGATAAATTTTCAGAAGCAGAGATACAAGCTCCCATAATGTAGTCTGTCCTGAATGTTTGATTCTAGGCATGTTCTCTGACCAGTTTGGTAAAATCTCATTAATTTGCTTTCCACTAATTGGAAATTAGTGGTGCTCCAGATGTAGGGATAGGCTGAAGATTACCTTTGTGCTATGAATGATTTACTAGACAGAATAATATGTAAGCAAGACTGAAAAGGAAATGCTAACCTTCTTAAGGAAATTCTTTTGGGGATGTTTTAAGCACAGACctgcatatttttctttctccattttcattttcctctcaacTACTCACTACTTGTGGTATTTCtaaaagagctctggacttgaaGAGTGAGaagaccaggatttgaatcccagctctgacactggtAACAAGACCGCAAGCAGGTCAATTCACTTCATTGAGACTCAATATTCCTATATGTaaattgaggaaaataagatTTCTTAAAGATGTGAATTTACAATTAAAACCCACTGTAAGTCTTAGAACCATGTAAGCCACTCCATAGCTTATTTCCCACCACAGTTATTCCAACCCTCTCCACTGTATTCAAACTCTAATCCTGACCTCCCTTCTCAACAAAACTCAGTGGGTGGCCTTATCTGCTCCCAAGAACAAAGCAGTAATGTTGAATGGCTCATCCTCTCCCATCTTCATTTCCTCATATCTCTATTTATATATGGAGAAGCCAGCACGATGTCCTAGAAAGAATCAAGGCACAAGGCACTAACTATGCAAAATTTGACAACTCTTTCTACCTCTCAgtctactcatctgtaaaaataagtcagactagattatttttaaaatcttttccaattctaaCAGTTTATGATTATattctccattctttcttcccttcttgccATTCTCAGAAGTCACCCTCACAATTAAAGGTACTCTGTCCACCTGTCCTCTCAACCTGAGTCCTTCTGACAttatggagaggaaggagggcagAGAAAGAGAATTGTTCATtacttttccctcctcaaatatcTTCAGTCTCTCTGAAGTCAGTGGTCACTTAGCTTCTGCTTTCAGACATACTTTGGTCTTCCCAAtcttggggaagaaaaaaaaaacaaaccatttgAATGATCCTTCTTAACCTTCTAGCTACATATGGAAGCATTTTTCTTCCACATACTGTCTTGTTCCCTACCAAACTTCTTAAAGAAGTGGACCATATTTGAAGCTTCAGTTCCCTTACCACTCATTCCCTCTACCCTGTTACTCTAAAGTTCCTACCATAACACAGGCAAtacagagatggaagaaacctCAGGTCATCAAGCTCAATACCAATTTACCAAGGAAAAAACTAAAGTCCAGTAAGGTTAACTGGTGCCTTGaacacagttggtgcttaataaatgcttatagttcgactgtccaagttcacacagtaaTAAATAGCAAAAGGGGGATTAGAACCCTGTCCTCTGACTCGAATGcagcattcttttcattctgcTTCTCCACTACTGACCACTTTCTGTTGCAATTTTCTTGTCTGTATGTTTATATGACTCTGCAGACCCTCTTCTCACTCCCATAATACAGATATCCCCTAAAGCTCAGTCTTTAGATCTCTGTTCTCTCAAGTTCTTGAAGTATCATTTTCTATTACACTTTCTACTTTAACCTCTAGCCTCATGACTCTCAATTCTGCTTCTTCAGTTCAAATTCCTACCTTGTATTTCCAAATGCctaggacaactaggtggtgcagtggctggagtgctgggcctggagtcagaaagatctgagttcaaatccaacctcagacacttactagctgtgtaaccctgggcaagtcacttaacccctctttacctcagtttctcatctgtaaaatgagctggagaaggaaatggcaaaccactccaatatctttgcaagaaaatcccaagtggggtcatggagagtcagatgtgATTCAACAACAAGATTTCAAAATGCCTGAAGGACATTTCCACACAGATgacttcattatcaatgtgtcTAAAATGGAAGTCATTACCGTCTTTCCTAAACcagctttcctttccattttccttacaCCAGCTGGTATTATTGTCATTCTTCTAGAAGCAAAGTCTTGGAGTtactttttattcatctttttctccatttttctccacCAAGTCCTATCATTCCTCCTTCACAATCTCTCTCATTCACCACTTTCCAATCCATTTCTCCAGCTACTACCCTAGTCCAGGCTTCTCCCTCACATCTAGGATTATAACCGGTCTCCCCGTCTTCGGTCTGTCCTCTCTTCAAACCATCCTCTACTTCTAAGTtaatcatcttaaaaaaaaagttcataattCCCACTCAGAATCCTATATTTCAACCTACCCTTTAAAAGTCTCCATAATCTGACCCCACCTTAAATAGCCAATCTAATATCCTGCTTTTCCTCAATGCAAACGTTTTCACAAAAGCCAGTCCTGGTTATTTAATATTTATCACCAACCCACACACCATATTAATTATTACTTCCATGCTTTTGCTAATGCTATTCATGCTTCTTAAAATACTCTGTTCCATCAAACTTCTTCTACCTGTCCTTTAAGATCCAACAAAAGTATCACTTCTCCCATGAAGCCGTCCCTGGCTCCTCCAACTAATGGTGATGTTCAACTCTAATCCTGATCCATTTCATCTCTGGCACACAACTAACTTTATAATATTGTCTCCGATCTATTCTATTGTTTCCTTCTCTAATTGTCTATCTGTGGTTCTTCCAACTAGAGAATAAGTTCCTTGTCTCCGGGGATCATCTTTATTTCTAGTCTATCACTACATAGTGAGTATATGTTCAATACCTGCCAACTGATTGCAagagttaataagcatttacaaattattctcatctattTTTATATTCTGGTGCTAAAAAATGTCTGCTCTTCTTGTCAGCTTGGTTGGAGTTATTATATGACATTGAAAGAGtaaaaattgtatttcttttaaaatattccatgAGTCAGACTTTTCACTGCCATAATTCACCTGAATTAGTAGAGCTTTACACTCAGTACTTAACCTCATCCTTCATTTCCGATATAGCAAAGTACATGTTAAcctacatttttagacatggtcaatgaaggaatttgtttttcttttagtgtgtatatatatatatatatatatatatatatatatatatatatatagatagatagatagatagatagatagatagatagatagatagatagatacatatatatacatatatattctaatgTGATATATTTTCAGTAGAGGTgggaggaaaataaatttttgctaattgaaaaaaattacatgatatacacacacacacataaaaatgtatacacacatttatatatgtaaatgtgtgagTGGTTTTGGAAGcaagtgaagttaagtgacttgcccagggtcacacagctagtaattgtctgaagcaagatttgaactctagtcctcCTTACTtcaaggtcagtgctctatctactgcactacctagctgccctagtatatatatattttaaaagtatgtattAACTATCTTCAGTTAAAAAAAGGAGTGGGGGGGAGAGATCCTAGCAATAGGGAGCTTATAAAAAAATCCACTTTCTGGCTTACAGTCCTTGGAGGTCACATACACAGAGACTGATCTAAAGACACTTAAAGAAACCCTGTACCTCCCTACCTCAGGGAAAATTTGGGCTTTACAGATATGATCCTCAGGgatatttagcaaaatatagaATGTTGTATACAAAGAGGAGGGACAACTACAGCCTAAAGCACCATCCCTTGGTCACAAGGTGATAAGGGGAAACATTCATCAAAATTCCTGGTCTTATTCATCTGTGTGGAAACTTTCCTCTTTGGCTTATCACCTCTGTTGTAAGCTATTCAAAAATTAAACTGATTTCTTCCATAAAACACAGTATCATACAGCTACAGACTAGAATGAGTATTAGAAATTGTTTAGCccatctctcatttttcagactaggaaactgagaaccagaatgcttaagtgacttatcccaggttagagttagggctAGGTTAAGCTGCAGAATCAGGATCTGAATACAAGCCCAGTACTCTCCTTGCTGCTTCACCAATTTATCCAATTTCTTTCATCTAATATGACTTTTGAAGATACACTGAACATTGAACAcaatgggggaaggggtgggatgggggatgAGATCTGGAACACTTAGACAATAATAAACATGTGGGTTAGGGAGCACAAAAGGGCATGGGATGTAAAGAATGACAAATGACCTTACAGCACAAATTCAGGCCTCTCTGCCAATTTCAGAGCTTCATGCATTCCTGCGGCTGAGAGTTTCCGGTTGATATTCCTGTATCGGCACTGGAGCAGGTTGCGATAGGTGGTTCTCAGGTCTCGATTGAAGAAGGCATATATAAAAGGGTTAATGAGGGAGTTTGCATAGCCCAGCCACAGGAATGTCCTCTCCATCCACAATGGGATGCAGCTACAGGAAGTCCCACAGATAAACGGTCTTGCTGTCGAGAGGATGAAGAATGGTAGCCAACATACAGTGAAGGCCCCGACAATAATCCCAAGGGTGGTGGCTGCTTTCTGCTCCCTTTTAAAGATGGAGATGTTTTTCCTCTCCTGTTTAAGGAGTCTGGAAAAATTGGTACATTCTTCAGGATCCTTATGGAGCTTAACCATGCCGTTGACTGAAATGACACCTTCGTTATTTTCTTCAAGCCGGGGAAACCCGGTAAATTTATGTTTAGCAGCACTTCTTTTGGCAGCCTTGTAAATCTGGTAGTACATGAAAAGCATCACAGACATGGGGATGTAAAATGCAACCGCAGTGGAGTAAATTGTGTAGCCAAAATCCTGGCTGATTAAGCAAACTTTATCATCATTAACATTCTGGGCCCAGCCAAAGAGAGGAGGTAAAGTGATGGAGGCAGAGAGGAGCCACACGGAAAGGATCATTTTGGCCATACATTTGCCATTTTGTCTCACAGGATATGTCAGAGGTCTTGTTATCCCGAGgtacctagaaaaaaaaaatgcaaagttaTTGTGTGAATGAATGGCTGCAGAAGAAAGAATCGACATCAGTCATTTCACATCATCTGTAAGATTCATATTCAACCAAACCAAATCTGTTGGACTCAAGGGTTTTCCCTTCATGCAGTATATGGGTCAATTCCCCTTTATAGTATTACCATCATTCAGTTGTTTGCAGTTgtctctgattcttcatgaccccgtgtggagctttcttggcagaaatactggagtggtttgtcaattccttctccagctcatttttcagatgagaaaactgaagcaacagggttaagtgacttgcccaggggcacccaactaggaagtgtctgagaccagatttgaactcaggatgatgagtctttctgactctggggcCAGCATGCTAGGCACCATGATGCCACCTTGTTGTCCGTCTATAGCATAGTATAGTCTAATTTGATTTCTCTTTAAAACTTTAGTTCATACTGAATACATATGTTCTAGATATAGTTCTGTGGTTCATATAGAAAGGTCTATAGAGTTGATCTATATGCACTAAGCTTTTCAACATGATCATATTAAATCTCTACTTATTTCTTCAGTAGTTACATTGTCAGCTGTAGTGAATTAATTTTAACATCTTCACGTTTGGGAGTGAAATGAAAGCAATTTCTTTATTAGACCATATCAAATTTTCAAAACAGGAAAGAATCATCATTTGGAATTTCAGAAGATTCAGATCACAATGCTTAAGTCCACATGACAGTGTACAACAAATGGAACTTCTGGTTGTCCTAAGTTCTGAGGTTACCAATATGAAAGACTCCTCTCCAAAAGTctactttaaaaaatctaattggatactatgtaaaacaaaaaacaaaacacctctgCTGTCTCTTTCTTCAGGGACTTCATAGATTGCAAAAATAGAATAAATCCTCAGATAAAATTGAAgaagtatatatgaaatatatgtatatatttatatacatacatatgtacgtacTTATATAAGGCAACTTTGCTCAATTCAGTTCCTTTCGAGGGATCTGGGTTCCTTCATTTTCCCTTGTATTTATTAGTATTAGATGTGGCAAACTCTAATAATGCCACAACTGTTTTGAGAATTGGTTTGTTATTATGCTTCATTTCAAAATAAGACAGGAAGAAAGCACATATAGTCCCAAACTTACAAACAGGTCAAATTC from Notamacropus eugenii isolate mMacEug1 chromosome 1, mMacEug1.pri_v2, whole genome shotgun sequence includes these protein-coding regions:
- the HTR7 gene encoding 5-hydroxytryptamine receptor 7 yields the protein MVMDINSSGGGVSDPSYYSSLRSFLLQEVGPELRDLSPDGGGSDGMISGSWEPGLLRVIQEVTASPEPGFLPGNNSSCGEQINYGNTEKVVIGAILSLITLLTIAGNCLVVISVCFVKKLRQPSNYLIVSLALADLSVAVAVMPFVSVTDLIGGKWIFGHVFCNVFIAMDVMCCTASIMTLCVISIDRYLGITRPLTYPVRQNGKCMAKMILSVWLLSASITLPPLFGWAQNVNDDKVCLISQDFGYTIYSTAVAFYIPMSVMLFMYYQIYKAAKRSAAKHKFTGFPRLEENNEGVISVNGMVKLHKDPEECTNFSRLLKQERKNISIFKREQKAATTLGIIVGAFTVCWLPFFILSTARPFICGTSCSCIPLWMERTFLWLGYANSLINPFIYAFFNRDLRTTYRNLLQCRYRNINRKLSAAGMHEALKLAERPEFVLQNSDYSRKKSHDS